A stretch of the Musa acuminata AAA Group cultivar baxijiao chromosome BXJ2-7, Cavendish_Baxijiao_AAA, whole genome shotgun sequence genome encodes the following:
- the LOC135616961 gene encoding 2-alkenal reductase (NADP(+)-dependent)-like, with protein sequence MEVENKHIIIKHAIDGLPTESDFELRSAPLVLSVAQGSKEVVVKNLFLSIDPYQLNRMKTYSSTQKTATVATRIQPGQRIDAHGVGKVVVSGNEEFERDDVVVGLLAWEEYTVVRPGTTLTKVDPREFPLSYHASILGTSGLTAYAGFYDICKPKQGEKVFVSAASGSVGSLVGQYAKLSGCYVVGCAGSKTKVDLLKEKLGFDDAFNYKEEPDLKSALRRYFPEGIDIYFDNVGSAMLEAAVANMNLFGRVAVCGAISEYADAGKRVALDMVDVIYKRITLRGFLALDHLHVYAGFISSTSDHLRHGRMRAVEDISTGLESAPSAFAGLFRGDNVGKKLVHLTSL encoded by the exons ATGGAGGTGGAGAACAAGCACATCATCATCAAGCACGCCATCGATGGCCTCCCCACCGAGTCCGACTTCGAGCTCCGGAGCGCGCCGCTTGTCCTCTCAGTCGCGCAGGGCTCCAAGGAAGTAGTCGTCAAGAACTTGTTCCTGTCGATCGATCCCTACCAGCTCAACCGCATGAAGACGTACAGCTCCACACAGAAGACCGCTACAGTTGCAACACGCATCCAGCCCGGGCAG AGAATCGATGCCCACGGCGTGGGGAAGGTCGTGGTCTCAGGGAACGAGGAGTTCGAAAGAGACGATGTCGTGGTCGGACTTCTGGCCTGGGAGGAATACACGGTCGTCCGGCCGGGAACCACGTTGACCAAGGTTGACCCGCGTGAGTTCCCCCTGTCATACCATGCGAGCATCTTAG GGACGAGTGGATTGACAGCTTACGCTGGCTTCTACGACATCTGCAAGCCGAAGCAGGGGGAGAAGGTCTTCGTCTCCGCAGCATCCGGTTCGGTGGGGAGTTTGGTCGGTCAATACGCCAAGCTCTCTGGCTGCTACGTTGTGGGATGCGCCGGAAGCAAGACGAAGGTGGATCTGTTGAAAGAGAAGCTTGGTTTTGATGACGCATTTAACTACAAAGAAGAACCTGATCTAAAGTCTGCTCTTAGAAG GTACTTCCCGGAGGGAATCGACATATACTTCGACAACGTTGGTTCTGCGATGTTAGAGGCTGCAGTCGCCAACATGAACCTCTTTGGTAGAGTTGCAGTATGCGGAGCAATCTCCGAATACGCGGACGCTGGCAAGCGAGTGGCGCTTGATATGGTCGATGTGATCTATAAACGGATCACACTCCGCGGGTTCCTCGCCTTGGATCACCTTCACGTGTACGCTGGATTCATATCGTCCACATCCGACCATCTTCGCCATGGCAGAATGCGAGCAGTCGAAGACATATCCACTGGCCTCGAAAGCGCGCCGTCTGCTTTTGCTGGGCTGTTTCGAGGTGATAATGTCGGCAAAAAGCTCGTGCATTTGACAAGTTTGTGA
- the LOC103991297 gene encoding beta-glucuronosyltransferase GlcAT14B yields METKQPSPPPPPLLQQLRRRKWVVPLLASFFISSLLISAFVFSSSSPFFAASSLSRQALLLLSFSQIPSPGGDEPHFVESKLRLPPPSGASARPVPRLAYLISGSAGDGGSIRRTLRALYHPANQYVLHLDLEASAAERLELATVIRDDPVYTRFGNVRVVARANLVTYRGPTMVSNTLHAAAILLKEGGDWDWFINLSASDYPLITQDDLLYTLSSLTRDLNFIEHTSDIGWKEYHRARPLIIDPGLYSMHKTDLFWVSEKRSMPTAFKLFTGSAWMMVSHQFIEFCLWGWDNLPRTVLMYYANFLSSPEGYFHTVMCNVPEFCNTTVNHDLHFISWDNPPKQHPHFLTLDDFTRMVDSNAPFARKFGRDDPVLDKIDKALLGRDPDGFVPSAWCDALKTNTSDDPHYTVRTVTELRPGAGAQRLNALITDLLSVDGFDEKHCI; encoded by the exons ATGGAGACGAAACAGCCatctccgccgccgccaccgctgcTGCAGCAGCTGCGGCGGCGGAAGTGGGTGGTACCCCTGCTCGCCTCTTTCTTCATCTCGTCCCTCCTCATCTCCGCCTTCGTCTTCTCCTCGTCGTCGCCCTTCTTTGCCGCCTCCTCCTTGTCTCGCCAggctctcctcctcctttcctttTCCCAGATCCCCTCCCCCGGCGGCGACGAGCCCCACTTCGTCGAGTCCAAGCTCCGCTTACCGCCACCGTCCGGAGCATCGGCTCGGCCGGTCCCCCGCCTTGCTTACCTTATCTCCGGCTCCGCCGGGGACGGCGGCAGTATCCGCCGGACCCTCCGCGCGCTCTATCACCCGGCCAACCAGTACGTGCTCCACCTCGATCTCGAAGCCTCCGCAGCAGAGCGCCTCGAGCTCGCCACCGTCATCCGAGACGATCCGGTCTACACTCGTTTCGGCAACGTCAGGGTCGTCGCCCGAGCCAACCTCGTCACTTATCGTGGGCCCACGATGGTCTCCAACACCCTTCACGCCGCCGCCATCCTCCTCAAGGAGGGCGGCGACTGGGACTGGTTTATCAATCTCAGCGCCTCCGATTACCCTCTCATCACCCAGGACG ATCTATTGTACACACTGTCAAGTTTGACTAGAGACCTGAACTTTATAGAGCACACTAGTGACATTGGATGGAAGGA GTATCACAGGGCTAGGCCTTTAATTATAGACCCTGGGCTTTATAGCATGCACAAAACAGATTTATTTTGGGTTTCTGAGAAAAGAAGCATGCCCACTGCATTCAAGCTCTTTACAG GCTCTGCTTGGATGATGGTTTCTCATCAGTTCATTGAGTTCTGTTTGTGGGGGTGGGACAACCTTCCAAGAACAGTTCTAATGTACTATGCAAACTTTTTGTCATCTCCTGAGGGCTACTTTCACACCGTCATGTGCAATGTTCCCGAGTTCTGCAACACCACTGTCAACCATGACCTTCATTTCATTTCTTGGGATAACCCTCCGAAGCAGCACCCTCACTTTCTCACCCTAGATGACTTCACAAGAATGGTCGATAGCAATGCTCCATTTGCGCGGAAGTTCGGCAGAGATGACCCAGTCCTCGACAAGATTGACAAGGCTCTGTTAGGCCGTGATCCTGATGGTTTTGTACCCAGTGCATGGTGCGACGCATTGAAGACTAATACTAGTGATGATCCACACTACACAGTGCGGACCGTCACTGAGCTCAGGCCTGGGGCAGGTGCTCAGAGGCTTAATGCCCTTATAACGGATCTGCTCTCAGTAGATGGTTTTGATGAGAAGCACTGCATTTGA
- the LOC135616099 gene encoding 2-alkenal reductase (NADP(+)-dependent)-like, giving the protein MEVENKHIIIKHAIDGLPTESDFELRSTPLVLSVAQGSKEVVVKNLFLSIDPYQLNRMKTCSSSQKTFAAAARIQPGQRIDAFGVGKVVVSGNEEFERDDVVVGLLAWEEYTVVRPGTTLTKVDPHEFPLSYHVSILGPSGLTAYAGFYDICKPKKGEKVFVSTASGSVGSLVGQYAKLSGCYVVGCAGSKTKVDLLKEKLGFDDAFNYKEEPDLKSALRRYFPEGVDIYFDNVGSAMLDAAVANMNLFGRVALCGAISEYTDAGKRAALDMVDVIYKRITLRGFLALDHLNLYAGFISSTSDHLRHGRMRAVEDISTGLESVPSAFAGLFRGDNVGKKLVQLTSL; this is encoded by the exons ATGGAGGTGGAGAACAAACACATCATCATCAAGCACGCCATCGACGGTCTCCCCACCGAGTCCGACTTCGAGCTCCGGAGCACGCCGCTGGTCCTCTCCGTCGCGCAGGGCTCCAAGGAAGTCGTCGTCAAGAACTTGTTCCTGTCGATCGATCCTTACCAGCTCAACCGCATGAAGACGTGCAGCTCCTCACAGAAGACCTTTGCAGCCGCAGCACGCATCCAGCCCGGGCAG AGAATCGATGCCTTCGGCGTGGGGAAGGTCGTGGTCTCAGGGAACGAGGAGTTCGAAAGAGACGATGTGGTGGTCGGACTTCTGGCCTGGGAGGAATACACGGTCGTCCGGCCGGGAACCACGTTGACCAAGGTTGACCCGCATGAGTTCCCCCTGTCATACCATGTGAGCATCTTAG GGCCGAGTGGATTGACAGCTTACGCTGGCTTCTACGACATTTGCAAGCCGAAGAAGGGGGAGAAGGTCTTCGTCTCTACAGCATCCGGTTCGGTGGGGAGTTTGGTCGGCCAATACGCCAAGCTCTCTGGTTGCTACGTCGTGGGATGCGCCGGAAGCAAGACGAAGGTGGATCTTCTAAAAGAGAAGCTTGGATTTGATGACGCATTTAACTACAAAGAAGAACCTGATCTGAAGTCTGCTCTTAGAAG GTACTTCCCGGAAGGAGTCGACATATACTTCGACAACGTTGGTTCTGCGATGTTAGACGCTGCAGTCGCCAACATGAACCTCTTTGGTAGAGTTGCATTATGCGGAGCAATATCCGAGTACACGGAcgcaggcaagcgagcggcgcttGATATGGTCGATGTGATCTATAAACGGATCACACTCCGCGGGTTCCTCGCCTTGGATCACCTTAACCTGTACGCTGGATTCATATCGTCCACATCCGACCATCTTCGCCATGGCAGAATGCGAGCAGTCGAAGACATATCCACTGGCCTCGAGAGCGTGCCATCCGCTTTTGCTGGGCTGTTTCGAGGTGATAATGTCGGCAAAAAGCTCGTGCAATTGACAAGTTTGTGA